GCCTTGACCGCCTCCACCTCCTCCTCGCCGCGCAGCACCCCGCCCTTCAGCTTGAAGTCCTGGAAGCCGTAGCGCGCCTGCGCGGCCTCGGCGAGGGCGACGATGGCCGCCGGGGTCATCGCTTCCTCGTGACGCAGGCGACACCAGGGATCCTCGGCGTCGGGGTCGCTGGCGTAGGGCAGGCCTGTCTTCTGCCGGTCGCCGACGTAGAACAGGTAGCCCAGCATGGGCACGCGGTCGCGCTGCTGCCCTTCGCCGAGCAGCGCGCACACCGGCACCTCCAGGTGCTGGCCGAGCAGGTCGAGCAGCGCCGACTCCACCGCCGTCACCGCATGGATGGTGGTGCGCAGGTCGAAGGTCTGCAGCCCCCGGCCGCCGGCGTCGCGGTCGGCGAAGCGCTGGCGCATGGCGTTGAGCAGCCGCTGCCAGTCGCCCACCTTCTGGCCTTCGAGCAGTGGCGCGGCGTCCTCCAGCGTCTGCCGGATGGCCTCGCCGCCGGGGACCTCGCCGACGCCGGTGCGGCCGGCGGAATCGGTGACGACCAGCAGGTTGCGGGTGAAGAACGGCGCATGCCCGCCGGACAGGTTGAGCAGCAGGCTGTCGCGCCCGGCCACCGGCACGGCGCGGACGGATTGGATGCGGGGGGTGTTGTTCACCTCGGGCTCAATCCGCGCTGATCCTGCGCGTCTCGATCACCTGCTTCCAGCGCGCGAACTCGCGCTGCTGGAAGGCGGTGAACTGCTCCGGCGTGTTGGCGACGATCTCGAAGCCGAGGTCGGTCAGCCGCGTCTTCACCACCGGGTCGTTCAACGCCGCCACCATCGCCGCGTGCAGCTTCTGCTTGACGTCGGCCGGCAGGCCCCGAGGTGCGGCCACCGCCTGCCAGGAGTAGACGTCGACGTCGGCCACGCCGGCTTCGGCCAGCGTGGGCACCTGCGGCAGCAGCGGGCTGCGCTTGTCGCCGGTGATGGCCAGCGCGCGCAGCCTGCCCGAGGCCACGTGTTGCGTGACGACGTTGATGTTCTGGAACGACGCGTCGACCACGCCGCCGAGCAGGTCGTTGATGGCCGGCGCGCCGCCCTTGTAGGGCACGTGCAGGCCCGAGGTGCCGCTCTGCAGCCAGAACAGCTCCGCCGTCAGGTGGTCGGACGAACCGTTGCCCGACGAGGCGAAGGTCAGCTTCTCGGGCTGCTTCTTCAAGGCCGCCAGCAGGTCGGCCACCGTGCGCTGCGGCGACGCGGCCGGCACCACCAGCACGTTGGGCGCCTGCACCGCGACGGTCAGGTAGTCGAAGTCCTTCAGCGCGTCGTACGGCACGCTCTTGATCAGGTGCGGCGCGATGACGTAGGGACCGAGCGACGCGACCAGCAGCGTGTGGCCGTCGGCCGGCGCGCGCTTGACCTGCCCGGCGCCCAGGGTGCCGGTGGCCCCCGGGCGGTTGTCCACGACGAAGGTCTGGCCGAAGCGCTCCTGCAGCTTGGCGGGCAGGCTGCGGGCGATCATGTCGGTGGAGCCGCCCGCGGGGAAGGGCACCACCAGGGTCACCGGCCTGTCGGGCCACGACTGCGCGGCGGCGAACAGCGGGGCGGCGGCCAGCAGGGCCGCAGAGAAGCCGCCCAGCAGGCGTCGCCGGGTGGCGGTCGACGCAGGGCGCGCAACGGGCGTGAAGGGCGAAGTCATCTCGTCGTCTCCTGTCTTGTCACCGGGCTCGTTCACTGCGGCCCGAGCTTGGCCACCAGCGCGCGCAACTGCTCGACCTCGGCCGCGGTGAGGTCGGACAGCGGCGGGCGCACCGGGCCGGCGGAATGGCCGGCGATCGTGGCCCCGGCCTTGACGATGGACACCGCATAGCCCTCGCCCTGGTTGCGCAGCGCGATGTAGGGCAGGAAGAAGTCGCGGATCAGGCGGTTGCAGGTCTCGTCGTCGCCGGCGGCATGGGCGTTGTAGAAGTCCATCGCCGTCTTCGGGATGAAGTTGAAGACCGCCGAGGAGTAGACCGGGCAGCCCATGGCCTTGTAGGCGCCGGCGAAGACCTCCGCCGTCGGCAGGCCGCCGAGGTAGGCGAAGCGGTCGCCCAGCGTCTGGCGGATGGCGACGAACTTCTCGATGTCGCCGACGCCGTCCTTGAAGCCGATGAGGTTGGGGCAGCGGTCGGCCAGCTGCAGCAGGCTGGCCGGGGTCAGCCGGCAGGCGCCGCGGTTGTAGACGACGACGCCGAACCTGACGCTGCGGCACACCGCCTCGACGTGGGCGACCAGGCCCTCCTGGCTGGCCTCGGTCAGGTAGTGCGGCAGCAGCAGCAGCCCCTGGGCGCCCAGGCGCTCGGCCTCCTGCGCATAGCGGATGGCCAGCGTGGTGCCGGCGCCGGCGCCGGCCAGGATGGGGGTGCGGCCGCGGCAGGTGTCCAGCGCCACCTGGACCACCTGCGAGAACTCGGCAGGCTCCAGCGAGAAGAACTCACCCGTGCCACCGGCGGCGAACAGCGCCGAGGCGCCGTAGGGCTGCAGCCACTCGAGCCGCTCCGCATAGGGCGTCGGCGCGAAGCGCAGATCGGCGTCGAAGTCGGTGAGGGGAAAGGACAGCAGGCCAGCCTGCAGCACGCGCTGGAGCTCTTGGGGGGACATGGCGGTTCTCCGGGCTTGCGGGCCGGTATGGCCGCAACGTCATATGTCATCGTACAACTTGGACCGGCCCGCAACGAACAAGGGATAACCCGGTGTCCGGGTCCGGTTCCCGGCATGGGCGCCATGGCCGGGCGGCCGGGGGCGGCCCGTCCCGGCGGTGAGAAAAGTCGCCGGCCGTCAGCCCGGGCCGGCCTCGTGGGCGCGGCGGCGCCGCTCGCGGCTGTTGGCCAGGTGGGTGCGCATGGCCGCGCGGGCGGCCTCCGGGTCCTGCGCCACGATGGCGACGAGGATGCTGTCGTGCTCGGCGTTGACCCGGCGCAGGTACTGGCCGCGCACCTCCTTCGACGCCCCCTGCTGAAGGCGGGCGCGCGGGATGATGTCGCGGCCGAGCGTGGCCATCAGGTCGGCGAAATGGGCGTTCTGGGTCGCCCGCGCGATCTCGACGTGGAACTGGAAGTCGGCGGCCACCGCGTCGGCGCCGGCCGCGATGGCCGACTCCAGTTCGGCGAGGGCGGCGCGCATGGCCGCGAGGTTGGCGTCGGTGCGGCGCACGGCGGCCAGCGCGGCGGCCTCGGTCTCCAGCCCGATGCGCAGCTCGAGCACGGCGATGACGTCGCGCAGCGTGGCCATCTGGTCGGCATCGATGCGGAAGCCGGGCGTGTCGCCCGGGCCGAGCACGAAGGTGCCGATGCCATGGTGCGTCTGCACCATGCCGCTGGCCTGCAGCTTGGAGATGGCCTCGCGCACCACCGTCCGGCTGACACCGAACTCGGCCATGATGGCCGCCTCGGTGGGCAGCTTGGTGCCCTCCGTCCAGCGGCCGTCGCGGATGCGCTCGCCCAGGGTGTCGACGAGGTCGAGCGCCAGCGTTCGGGGGCGGCGTCGGGGTGGCGGGATCACGCTGGACATGGGCTGCTTCCGGTTGGCGCCGCCGTGACAGCCAGGGCGGTTTCCGTTCAGTGTTGTATGACGACTGACCGGACGGCGCAAGTCACGGAGGGTTCGACGCGTCCTGCCCGGTGCTCGGCCGGGCGGCCGCGGCACCTGCCGCACGCCCCGGCCGACGACGGCGCCATTGTCGCCAACGAGGGCGGGTCTGCCGGCGGGCACGGCGTGCCCGCGCCGCGTCAGGCCGGGTCGACCCGGAAGCGCGCCACCCGTGCGGCCAGCGCCAGGGCCTGCTCGCGCAGGCTGTCGGCCGCCGCTGCGGTCTCTTCCACCAGCGCCGCGTTCTGCTGCGTCTGCCGGTCCAGCGTCCCCAGCGAATCGCTCACCAAGTGCACGCCGCCGCTCTGTTCCTTGGTCGCTTCGAAGACGGTGGACATCAGCGCCTTCAGCTGCTCGGCGTTGTCGCGCAGCGACCGCATCTGGTCACCGGCCGAGCCGACCACGCGGGCGCCGGCGTCCACCCGCCCCACGCTGTCGGTGATGAGCGTCTTGATCTCCCGCGCCGACTGCGCCGATCGCTGTGCCAGGGCGCGCACCTCGGCGGCGACGACGGCGAAGCCGCGGCCGTGCTCGCCCGCGCGTGCCGCCTCCACGGCGGCGTTCAGCGCCAGGATGTTGGTCTGGAAGGCGATGCCGTCGATCACCGAGATGATGTCGGCGATGCGGGTCGACGACTCCTGCACGCCGTGCATGGTGCGCACGACCTCGCCGATGGTCTCGCTGCCCGCCGTGGCGGCCGACGCATTGGCGCTGGCGATGGCGGCGGCCGACTGGCTGGTGTCGGCGGTGCTCGCCACCGTGGACGCGATCTGGTGCATGGCCGATGCCGACTCTTCCAGACTGGCCGCGGCCTGCTCGCTGCGGCGGCTCAGGTCCGTCGAGGCGCCGGCGATCTCGCCGCTGGCGTGGACCAGGCCGTCGGAGGCCGCCCGGACCTCCAGCACGATGCCGCGCAGCGAGCTCTGCATGTCCTTCATGCTGTTCATCAGGTCGGCCGCCTCGTCGCGGCCCCAGGGGCGGGGCGCCATGGTGAGGTCGCCCTTGGTCATCGCTTCCAGGTGGCGCCGCACCTCGGCCAGCCCGCCGTTCATCACCAGGTAGAAGCTGTAGAACAGGTAGGCGGCGGTGAGCAGGCAGACGCCGGTGAGGATCAAGGTGGCATCGCGGCGCTGCAGGTCGTGGCCGATGCGGTCGGCCAGCAGCGAGTCCAGCAGCGTCATGCCGTCCGAGGAGAGCGCGCGCAGCGCGTCGACGGCGGCCTGCCCCGGCACGTCCAGCATGGCGGTCTGGGCGTCGAAGCGGTCACCGAACCAGGCGCGTTCCGCCGCGTCGAGGAAGCGCCGGCTGGCGTCGAGCGCGGCGGCCATCGGCAGCCTGGCCACCTCCGGATGGCCGTCCGCGGCACGCCGCAGCTGCCCCTCGATGTCACCCAGTTGCACCCGTGCCTGGTTCCACAGGGCATACAGGCGCCGCAGCTGCGCCGGGTCGGGCTCGCCCTGGCCCATCGACCCGGCCAGGCCGCGTGCATGGGAGATGGCCTCGACGACGTCGAAGGTGACGATGGCCGACACCGACATCAGGTAGTAGGTGGTCTGCTCCGGGTCCAGCGACAGCAGAGAGGCGTCGAGCACCGAGGTGCGGGCGTCGCGCAGGCCGTCGACGTAGGCCTGCATCGCGGCCGCGGTGGACGCGCCGGTGCCGAGCGCCTCGTCCGCCTTCAGGGCCGGGACCAGGGCCGGCCGGAAGTCGAGCCCGGCGGGGCGCTGCTCGACCAACTGCAGCACCGCGGCCTTGCGCGCCCGGATGGCCGCCAGGTCCGGGCCGGTCGACGAGCCGCCCAGGAGCAGGCGGCGCTGCCGTTGCGCCTCGATCAGCCAGGGCTCCAGCAGGCGCAGCGTCTCGACGCCGGCCCGCTCCTTGCGCGCGAAGTCCACCGCCGCGGCAACGTTGTCGAGGTAGGCCTTGAGCAGGAACAGCAGTGGCAACAGGAACGCCAGCGACACCAGCAGCGCCTTGGCCCGGAAGCCGAGCTTGCGGAACAGCCGGACCCCCGGCGCCCAGACGCCGTGGTGGCGAAAGAAGGGCAGCATGGCGCTGCTGCTGGGTCGCGTGGCGGTGGGGCGGGCCGTCGGGTGCATGCGTCGTCCAGGGGGTGTTGGTATGAAGCGCCTATCGGCAACGCCTTGCCCGGCTTGAACGCGCCGGTGTGGGGAGATCTCGACGCGAGAGGCTCGCCCACCCTCGCCGGTGGCCGCCCTCTGCAACGATCGCGCCCGTGTCGTCGGCTAGGCTTGCGCTTTGTCAACACAGCAGGAGCACCGCCCGATGAGCCCGACCCGCCCGACCCGCGCCGCCGAATGGATCCGCCTGCCGTCGTCCGACGGCGGTGCCTTCGACGCCTACCTCGCCTTGCCGCCGGCCGGCACCGGCCCGGGCCTGGTGCTGTTCCAGGAGATCTTCGGCGTCAACGAGCACATCCGCGCGGTGGCCGAGCAGTACGCGCTGGACGGTTTCGTCGTGCTGGCGCCGGACATCTTCTGGCGCCAGCAGCCGCGGGTCGAACTGGGCTACGACGGCGAAGACCGCAACCGGGCGATGTCGATGATGAAGGCGCTGCAGCCGCAACAGCTGATGGCCGACGTGCGCGACAGCGTCGCCGCGCTGCGCGCACGGCCCGAGGCGGCCGGGCGCAAGGTGGGCGCCATCGGTTACTGCCTGGGCGGCCGGCTGGCCTTCGGCGCCGCGGCCACCACCGACGTCGACGCCGCGGTGGCCTACTACGGCGGCGGCATCCACGACCAGCTGGACAAGGCCGCGGGCATCACCGCGCCGATGCAGTTCCACTACGCCGAGCAGGACGACAACATCCCGCTGTCCGCGGTGGAGAAGGTGCGGCAGGCGTTCGCCGGCAAGCCCGCCGAGGTCTTCGTCTACCCCGGCGCGCACCACGGCTTCAACTGCTGGGCGCGCGGCAGCTACCACCCGGCCAGCGCCGCCCTGGCGCACGGCCGCAGCCTGGCCTTCCTGGCCGAGCGGCTGTTCTGATGCCGGCGGCCCGGGTGCGCCTGCGGCGATGAACCTGCGCTTCGTCGAGGCGTACTACTGGGCGGTCTCGCTCAACAGCGTCACGCGGGCGGCGGAGAAGCTGCACATCACCCAGTCCGCGCTGTCCAGCCGCATCGCCGGGCTGGAGGCCGAACTCGGCGCGGCGCTGCTCGACCGGCGGTCGCGGCAGTTCCGCGTCACCGCCGCCGGGCTGCGCTTCCATGCCTTCGCGCAGCAGCTGCTGACGCTGCAGCGGCAGATCAAGTCCGAGATGGGCGGTGACGCGCCGGCGGCGCCGGTGCAGCTGCGCATCGGCGCCATCGAGTCGGTGGTGCACAGCTGGCTCACCGGCTGGCTGCAGCAGATGCGCCGCAGCCACCCCGACTTCCAGCTCGACCTGACGGTGG
The sequence above is a segment of the Aquabacterium sp. J223 genome. Coding sequences within it:
- a CDS encoding Bug family tripartite tricarboxylate transporter substrate binding protein — translated: MTSPFTPVARPASTATRRRLLGGFSAALLAAAPLFAAAQSWPDRPVTLVVPFPAGGSTDMIARSLPAKLQERFGQTFVVDNRPGATGTLGAGQVKRAPADGHTLLVASLGPYVIAPHLIKSVPYDALKDFDYLTVAVQAPNVLVVPAASPQRTVADLLAALKKQPEKLTFASSGNGSSDHLTAELFWLQSGTSGLHVPYKGGAPAINDLLGGVVDASFQNINVVTQHVASGRLRALAITGDKRSPLLPQVPTLAEAGVADVDVYSWQAVAAPRGLPADVKQKLHAAMVAALNDPVVKTRLTDLGFEIVANTPEQFTAFQQREFARWKQVIETRRISAD
- the kdgD gene encoding 5-dehydro-4-deoxyglucarate dehydratase; this translates as MSPQELQRVLQAGLLSFPLTDFDADLRFAPTPYAERLEWLQPYGASALFAAGGTGEFFSLEPAEFSQVVQVALDTCRGRTPILAGAGAGTTLAIRYAQEAERLGAQGLLLLPHYLTEASQEGLVAHVEAVCRSVRFGVVVYNRGACRLTPASLLQLADRCPNLIGFKDGVGDIEKFVAIRQTLGDRFAYLGGLPTAEVFAGAYKAMGCPVYSSAVFNFIPKTAMDFYNAHAAGDDETCNRLIRDFFLPYIALRNQGEGYAVSIVKAGATIAGHSAGPVRPPLSDLTAAEVEQLRALVAKLGPQ
- a CDS encoding FadR/GntR family transcriptional regulator codes for the protein MSSVIPPPRRRPRTLALDLVDTLGERIRDGRWTEGTKLPTEAAIMAEFGVSRTVVREAISKLQASGMVQTHHGIGTFVLGPGDTPGFRIDADQMATLRDVIAVLELRIGLETEAAALAAVRRTDANLAAMRAALAELESAIAAGADAVAADFQFHVEIARATQNAHFADLMATLGRDIIPRARLQQGASKEVRGQYLRRVNAEHDSILVAIVAQDPEAARAAMRTHLANSRERRRRAHEAGPG
- a CDS encoding methyl-accepting chemotaxis protein, translated to MLPFFRHHGVWAPGVRLFRKLGFRAKALLVSLAFLLPLLFLLKAYLDNVAAAVDFARKERAGVETLRLLEPWLIEAQRQRRLLLGGSSTGPDLAAIRARKAAVLQLVEQRPAGLDFRPALVPALKADEALGTGASTAAAMQAYVDGLRDARTSVLDASLLSLDPEQTTYYLMSVSAIVTFDVVEAISHARGLAGSMGQGEPDPAQLRRLYALWNQARVQLGDIEGQLRRAADGHPEVARLPMAAALDASRRFLDAAERAWFGDRFDAQTAMLDVPGQAAVDALRALSSDGMTLLDSLLADRIGHDLQRRDATLILTGVCLLTAAYLFYSFYLVMNGGLAEVRRHLEAMTKGDLTMAPRPWGRDEAADLMNSMKDMQSSLRGIVLEVRAASDGLVHASGEIAGASTDLSRRSEQAAASLEESASAMHQIASTVASTADTSQSAAAIASANASAATAGSETIGEVVRTMHGVQESSTRIADIISVIDGIAFQTNILALNAAVEAARAGEHGRGFAVVAAEVRALAQRSAQSAREIKTLITDSVGRVDAGARVVGSAGDQMRSLRDNAEQLKALMSTVFEATKEQSGGVHLVSDSLGTLDRQTQQNAALVEETAAAADSLREQALALAARVARFRVDPA
- a CDS encoding dienelactone hydrolase family protein; protein product: MSPTRPTRAAEWIRLPSSDGGAFDAYLALPPAGTGPGLVLFQEIFGVNEHIRAVAEQYALDGFVVLAPDIFWRQQPRVELGYDGEDRNRAMSMMKALQPQQLMADVRDSVAALRARPEAAGRKVGAIGYCLGGRLAFGAAATTDVDAAVAYYGGGIHDQLDKAAGITAPMQFHYAEQDDNIPLSAVEKVRQAFAGKPAEVFVYPGAHHGFNCWARGSYHPASAALAHGRSLAFLAERLF